The DNA window ACATGACCTACCACCAGCAGCTCGACGAGTATGAAGAGGCCGTGCTGCAAAAACGCATCGACGAGCTTTCACCCGAGGAGCTCCTGCGATTGCAAGCAGAGGTTGCGGCAGAGCAGCAAGCGCAGGCACCTTTGGACGGCGGCACGGGCGACAAACGCCCCCCCGGACCTCCAGGCGCGCCCGAATCACTCCACTGAGGCGGACCACTAAATTACTACCCCGCACGCTTCCCGCTGGCAGACCCGAACCAAACGCCGACTGCTCTAAGCGGCTGTTTGATAAGTCGATTGGCGTGAAATCGGGCACATGCCTCACAACGAGAGAATGGGACTTTCGCGACCTCACCAAGGATCGCTCGGGTTAATCCGAACCCCGAACTGGGACTTTTTAAATGGCCTCTAAGCTAGAAGATGGCGTTTTAGCGGGATCGATACCGCGTCTTGAATTAATGTCCGTTTCCGATCGCTTTGTCGAACTGCGTGCTTCCAGCCAGTGCGCGTTGATTCCGTTTCTGACCGCCGGCGACCCCGACCTTGCTACTACTGCGACTGCCCTGCGGGTCCTCGATCGCGCGGGGGCCGACATCATCGAACTGGGTGTCCCCTACTCCGACCCGCTCGCGGACGGTCCGACCATTCAGGCCGCTGCGACGCGCGCACTGCAGCGAGGTGTTCGCCTGGATCGCGTTTTAGAAATCGTTGCCGACGCCCGCGCCGAGGTGCGCGCGCCGATCGTGCTCTTTACTTACTACAACCCGATCTTCCAC is part of the Rubidibacter lacunae KORDI 51-2 genome and encodes:
- a CDS encoding DUF3007 family protein; amino-acid sequence: MRRIDAIAIALGVLIAGLGSYWLLQATGLDSLQAGIWSQVLLVGGLVGWLLSYGLRVVTHNMTYHQQLDEYEEAVLQKRIDELSPEELLRLQAEVAAEQQAQAPLDGGTGDKRPPGPPGAPESLH